A genomic segment from Alistipes senegalensis JC50 encodes:
- the rsmA gene encoding 16S rRNA (adenine(1518)-N(6)/adenine(1519)-N(6))-dimethyltransferase RsmA: MTEVRAKKALGQHFLTDLNIARKICDSLSGGTSSAPCPVLEVGCGMGVLTQFLLRRGDIVTWGAEIDSESVAYLHAHYPEFSPRLIEGDFLRMDLRERFPEGLRIIGNFPYNISSQIFFKVLENRDLVPECVGMIQKEVAVRLAEPPGSKEYGILSVLLQAWYDIEYLFTVNETVFNPPPKVKSAVIRLRRNATERLGCDEPLFVKVVKASFGQRRKMIRNSLKSVFGDFGGAEHPFFTRRAEQLSVADFVELTNWVAAHRQ, from the coding sequence ATGACAGAAGTAAGGGCTAAAAAGGCGCTGGGACAGCATTTTCTCACCGACCTGAACATTGCGCGCAAGATCTGCGACTCGCTTTCGGGCGGCACCTCCTCTGCGCCGTGCCCGGTGCTGGAAGTGGGGTGCGGCATGGGCGTGCTGACGCAGTTTCTGCTGCGCCGCGGCGATATAGTGACGTGGGGAGCCGAGATCGACTCGGAGAGCGTCGCCTACCTCCACGCACACTACCCGGAGTTCTCGCCGCGGCTGATCGAGGGCGATTTCCTGCGGATGGACCTCCGCGAACGCTTTCCCGAAGGGCTGCGGATCATCGGCAATTTCCCTTACAACATCTCGTCCCAGATTTTTTTCAAGGTGCTGGAAAACCGCGACCTCGTGCCCGAATGCGTCGGCATGATTCAGAAAGAGGTCGCCGTGCGGCTGGCCGAGCCTCCCGGATCGAAGGAGTACGGCATCCTCTCGGTGCTCTTGCAGGCGTGGTACGACATCGAATATCTCTTCACCGTCAACGAGACGGTTTTCAATCCGCCCCCGAAGGTCAAGAGCGCCGTCATCCGCCTGCGCCGCAACGCCACGGAGCGCCTGGGGTGCGACGAGCCGCTGTTCGTCAAGGTGGTGAAAGCCTCCTTCGGCCAGCGGCGCAAGATGATCCGCAACTCGCTGAAATCCGTGTTCGGCGACTTCGGCGGTGCCGAACATCCCTTCTTCACCCGGCGCGCCGAGCAGCTCTCGGTGGCCGATTTCGTGGAACTTACGAATTGGGTTGCCGCGCACCGGCAATAA